In Clostridium sp. DL-VIII, the following proteins share a genomic window:
- the ilvA gene encoding threonine ammonia-lyase, with protein MMTLEKFEEAYEIVQKVILKTKLVYSDYYSGITGNKIYLKPENMQKTGAYKIRGAYYKISTLSEKDRNKGLITASAGNHAQGVAYAAKEYNTKAIIVMPTSTPLMKVNRTKAYGAEVILHGEVYDEACNYALKLAEEKGYTFIHPFDDLDVATGQGSIAMEIIKELPTVDIILVPIGGGGLATGVSTLAKLLNPNVKVIGVEPAGANCMQASLEKGEVVTLPTVNTIADGTAVKTPGSKIFPYIKENLDEIITIEDHELIGAFLDMLENHKMLAENSGLLTVAALKHLTVKDKKVVSIISGGNMDVITFASLVQHGLIERERICTISVLLPDKPGELTNVSKVIAEAQGNIIKLDHNQFVSINRNNAVELDITMETFGHDHKEAIIKALIDNGYKPELIQPKMIYQ; from the coding sequence ATGATGACATTAGAAAAATTCGAAGAAGCATATGAAATTGTTCAAAAAGTGATTTTGAAAACTAAATTAGTGTATAGCGATTATTATTCTGGCATTACTGGAAATAAAATTTATTTAAAACCAGAGAATATGCAAAAAACTGGAGCTTATAAAATTAGAGGGGCTTATTATAAAATTAGTACTCTTAGTGAGAAAGATCGAAATAAAGGGTTAATAACAGCTTCTGCTGGTAATCATGCCCAAGGAGTTGCATATGCTGCTAAAGAATATAATACAAAGGCAATAATAGTAATGCCTACTTCTACTCCACTTATGAAAGTTAATCGTACTAAAGCTTATGGAGCTGAAGTCATTTTGCATGGCGAAGTTTACGATGAAGCCTGCAATTATGCATTAAAGCTTGCTGAAGAAAAAGGTTATACTTTTATCCACCCATTTGATGATCTTGACGTAGCAACTGGTCAAGGTTCTATTGCTATGGAAATCATAAAAGAGCTTCCAACTGTAGATATTATTTTAGTTCCAATAGGAGGCGGTGGACTTGCAACCGGAGTTTCCACTTTAGCTAAACTTCTAAATCCAAATGTTAAGGTTATAGGTGTAGAGCCAGCTGGCGCTAACTGCATGCAGGCTTCTTTAGAAAAAGGTGAAGTTGTTACTCTTCCTACTGTTAATACAATAGCTGATGGTACTGCTGTTAAAACTCCTGGTTCTAAAATTTTCCCATATATAAAAGAAAATCTTGATGAAATTATAACTATAGAAGATCATGAATTAATTGGAGCTTTTTTAGATATGCTTGAAAATCATAAGATGCTTGCAGAAAATTCAGGTTTGTTAACTGTTGCTGCTCTTAAACACTTAACTGTAAAGGACAAGAAAGTTGTATCTATCATAAGTGGTGGTAACATGGATGTGATCACTTTTGCATCTTTAGTTCAACATGGCTTGATTGAAAGAGAACGAATTTGTACAATTTCTGTTTTACTTCCAGACAAACCTGGAGAATTAACAAATGTATCTAAGGTAATAGCTGAAGCTCAAGGTAATATAATTAAACTTGATCATAATCAATTTGTTAGCATTAATCGTAATAATGCAGTTGAGCTTGATATCACTATGGAAACCTTTGGCCATGACCATAAAGAAGCTATTATTAAAGCACTTATTGATAATGGCTATAAACCTGAACTTATTCAACCTAAAATGATATATCAATAG